Sequence from the Longimicrobiaceae bacterium genome:
TCCACGCCCAGGCACTCCAGCGCGCTCAGGTACAGGTCCGGCTCGGGCTTCACGCGCTGCACGTCGTCGGCTGTGCGGACGCACCGGAAGTGGTGGAGCAGGTCCAGCCTCTCGAGGTTGCCGACGACCCACTCGCGGCCGGAGCTGGACGCCAGGCCCACGCGCAGCCCCAGCTCGTGCGCCCGCGCCAGCGTGTCGGCCACGCCCGGCAGCGGCCCCTCACCCGCGATGCGGTCCAGGAAGCGGCTGCGGCGCACGCGCGCCAGCTCGTCGCG
This genomic interval carries:
- a CDS encoding HAD-IA family hydrolase yields the protein MRRSRFLDRIAGEGPLPGVADTLARAHELGLRVGLASSSGREWVVGNLERLDLLHHFRCVRTADDVQRVKPEPDLYLSALECLGVEPRHAVAFEDSPNGALAVRRAGMHCVVVPNSVTAGLAFHDGHLRLDSMLQADLPALFERLVRAADAADESAA